In the genome of Pichia kudriavzevii chromosome 4, complete sequence, one region contains:
- a CDS encoding uncharacterized protein (PKUD0D03160; similar to Saccharomyces cerevisiae YLR054C (OSW2); ancestral locus Anc_8.50) produces the protein MPPNTVLCIGNSPTCVFLTWRLSVGGCQVVILESYLSPEKCNTIYWKSEKYPNHSYRPINSCRKASDCTTKCEFILIGVANITKLKEIGESLRNYITDKTIIFLDASHAVGLEYLVREWYPDNAVVSIICEAVTKIIEYNDKYEFCHLGNKVATAIGSTVPDNSKLVQDTLAGSGNEKLVEFTDLLLTNGVHPCIIIPEKVKPTLNYYVWKQILTLVPFGVLSLIYGQLSLENRKHYRLLNKTFHDILRLAVKQCPTEFPNIADEKGTQKLFDYLLNQFNQTHSQYKIKDFTGKLLPSSQDELLEIPLCVYNYKKNFTTQTSLCLSQMINFAGKRNIDIPYIECIESFYMELEELSKQGVFNWVEKMPHRSLVAQVSQASHAKYDISASSLVSSVGGSIQSGIQTPTSVIDITNRSSLKNTYSSDPELISQAYQYVPAPLPQRFLVTGKPHVEHPRFRNVPEKGTNGREISYHQIKDLTYPGTKGSTAGNSLVQAQKHIYQYTNLNRTFENVNNRYGHYDSLNPFKQFSGFTDEIKFDGNEMHTVQKTKKSVVHTVDMVHTGEYHSIPGKKTLGAKKDEDRDNSNGMGNRNLDYINMEDDNNGE, from the exons ATGCCTCCAAATACTGTGCTTTGTA TTGGGAATTCCCCAACATGCGTTTTTTTGACCTGGAGGTTGTCTGTAGGAGGATGTCAGGTTGTCATACTAGAGTCCTACCTATCTCCTGAAAAGTGTAATACAATATACTGGAAGTCGGAGAAATATCCAAACCACAGTTACAGACCCATAAACAGCTGTAGGAAAGCGTCCGATTGTACCACAAAATGTGAGTTTATTTTAATAGGTGTTGCCAATAtaacaaaattaaaagagATTGGGGAGTCGTTAAGGAATTATATCACTGATAAAACTATAATATTCTTAGACGCCTCCCATGCAGTTGGACTAGAATACTTAGTTAGAGAATGGTACCCTGATAATGCTGTAGTGAGTATTATTTGTGAAGCAGTGACTAAAATTATAGAATACAACGATAAGTATGAATTCTGCCACCTTGGTAATAAAGTGGCAACTGCAATTGGATCGACAGTACCAGACAATTCAAAACTAGTACAAGATACGCTAGCTGGATCTGGTAATGAAAAGCTTGTCGAATTTACAGACTTACTACTTACAAATGGTGTGCATCCTTGCATAATCATTCCAGAGAAAGTTAAACCAACTTTGAACTACTATGTATGGAAACAAATTCTAACACTTGTACCATTTGGTGTCTTGTCATTGATATATGGGCAACTAAGCCTAGAAAATCGAAAACACTATAGGTTGCTGAACAAGACGTTTCATGATATTTTGAGGTTAGCAGTTAAGCAATGTCCGACAGAGTTTCCGAATATAGCAGATGAAAAAGGCACCCAAAAACTGTTCGACTACTTATTAAATCAATTCAATCAGACACATTCACaatataaaatcaaagatttcaCTGGCAAACTTTTACCATCAAGTCAAGACGAGCTTCTGGAGATTCCATTGTGTGTTTACAATTATAAAAAGAATTTTACAACTCAAACATCTCTTTGCCTTTCTCAAATGATCAATTTTGCAGGTAAAAGAAATATTGATATACCATATATTGAATGCATTGAAAGCTTTTACATGgaacttgaagaactaAGTAAACAGGGTGTATTTAATTGGGTTGAAAAAATGCCCCATCGGTCATTAGTTGCTCAAGTCTCTCAAGCTTCACATGCCAAGTATGACATTTCAGCGAGTAGTCTGGTGTCATCGGTAGGTGGCTCGATCCAATCAGGTATACAAACACCCACGTCCGTGATTGATATCACTAATCGAAGTTCTCTAAAAAATACTTATTCTTCGGATCCCGAATTGATAAGCCAAGCATATCAATATGTACCAGCACCACTACCACAACGATTTCTTGTAACTGGAAAACCGCATGTTGAGCATCCTAGGTTCAGAAACGTTCCAGAGAAAGGAACCAACGGTAGAGAAATTTCGTACCATCAAATTAAGGATTTAACTTATCCAGGTACCAAGGGATCGACAGCAGGCAACAGCCTAGTGCAGGCCCAAAAACACATCTATCAGTatacaaatttgaatagaACCTTTGAGAACGTCAATAATAGATACGGTCATTACGATTCTTTGAATCCTTTTAAACAATTTAGTGGCTTCACGGATGAAATTAAGTTCGATGGCAATGAGATGCATACCGTACAGAAGACAAAGAAATCAGTTGTTCATACTGTAGATATGGTGCATACCGGGGAATATCACTCAATACCAGGAAAGAAAACCCTTGGAGCCAAAAAGGACGAAGATCGTGATAACAGCAATGGTATGGGAAATCGTAATCTGGATTATATCAACATGGAGGATGATAATAACGGGGAATGA